The Humulus lupulus chromosome 3, drHumLupu1.1, whole genome shotgun sequence genome window below encodes:
- the LOC133821761 gene encoding uncharacterized protein LOC133821761: MWKDIGKEIVMVVLDFFEQGIIPSSLNNTIISLIPKVENLTKAVEDRPIAYYLIKGYNKKNNSPRCAMKIDLSKTYDTIDRGFLEDLMNVLCFPSRFIKWVMVCLRGTTYSLMMNGRIQVQFKGEKELRQGDPISPLLFVIVMDYLTRLLLKASSNKAFSTLGSVQIIQGAFDAFCAASGLAANGNKSNIFFRGLRDDEKDKILDCTKIEEGSFPLKHLGVPLRPTKWKATDCDPTVKKIHVRLHSWSSRLLSFVGRAQLIHLVLLGLRSYWMNIFLLPQSVAKEIDRLCKIFLWGERGSQSKFHLTPCKQVCLSNTLDNQGRYTV; the protein is encoded by the exons ATGTGGAAGGACATTGGAAAGGAGATCGTCATGGTTGTGTTGGATTTCTTTGAGCAAGGAATCATTCCTTCATCTTTGAACAACACAATTATCTCTCTGATTCCTAAAGTTGAGAATCTGACTAAAGCTGTTGAGGATCGTCCTATTGCTTATT ATCTCATAAAGGGCTATAACAAGAAGAACAATTCTCCTAGATGTGCTATGAAGATAGATCTAAGCAAGACTTATGATACTATTGACAGGGGTTTCTTGGAGGACTTAATGAATGTTTTATGTTTCCCGAGTAGATTCATTAAGTGGGTCATGGTGTGTTTGAGGGGAACCACTTACTCTTTAATGATGAATGGAAGAATCCAAGTGCAATTCAAAGGAGAAAAAGAGCTTAGACAAGGAGACCCAATCTCTCCTTTACTGTTTGTTATTGTCATGGATTATCTCACTCGGTTATTGCTCAAAGCGTCTTCTAACAAGGCCTTCAG TACTCTTGGTTCGGTGCAAATTATACAAGGTGCTTTTGATGCTTTTTGTGCTGCTTCGGGCTTGGCTGCCAATGGAAATAAGTCCAACATATTTTTTAGGGGGCTTAGAGATGATGAGAAGGATAAAATCCTAGATTGCACTAAGATTGAAGAGGGATCATTTCCCTTAAAACATCTTGGAGTTCCTTTGAGGCCTACCAAATGGAAGGCTACGGATTGTGATCCTACAGTTAAGAAGATCCATGTGAGATTGCATTCCTGGTCGAGTCGTCTCCTTTCCTTTGTTGGTCGTGCTCAACTGATCCATTTAGTTTTGTTGGGGCTTAGAAGCTATTGGATGAATATTTTCCTGTTGCCCCAAAGTGTTGCTAAGGAAATTGATCGTCTTTGCAAGATTTTTCTGTGGGGTGAAAGAGGTTCTCAAAGTAAGTTTCATCTCACTCCTTGCAAGCAAGTGTGCCTTTctaacaccctagataaccaaggtcgttacactgtcTGA